The following coding sequences lie in one Streptomyces sp. NBC_00510 genomic window:
- a CDS encoding dipeptidase, whose translation MDLLARAQELLTAHPVVDGHNDLPWRLREQVRYDLDRRDIAGDQSAHLHTDIPRLRAGGVGAQFWSVYVRSDLTGGDAVVAVLEQIDCVLRLVDRHPDALRLAVTADDMEAARAEGRIASLMGAEGGHSIANSLGVLRMLYTLGVRYMTLTHNDTIDWADSATDEARHDGLTAFGEEVVREMNRLGMLVDLSHVSPGTMRAALRVSEAPVLFSHSSSRAVCDHVRNVPDDVLEQLPRNGGVAMATFVPQFILPAAAEWIVGANENMKAHGLHPLDQSTEAQAVQEAYAAGHPRPVADIGTVADHLDHMREVAGVDHLGLGGDYDGVVHLPEGLGDVSGYPRLFAELLRRGWSEDDLAKLAWRNAVRVLRDAGSVAEGLRGERGPSNASIEELDGPAAR comes from the coding sequence ATGGACCTCCTCGCACGCGCACAGGAGCTGCTCACCGCCCACCCCGTGGTGGACGGCCACAACGACCTCCCGTGGCGGTTGCGCGAGCAGGTCCGCTACGACCTCGACCGGCGGGACATCGCCGGTGACCAGTCCGCCCACCTGCACACCGACATCCCCCGGCTGCGGGCGGGCGGCGTCGGGGCGCAGTTCTGGTCGGTGTACGTCCGCAGCGACCTCACCGGCGGCGACGCGGTCGTCGCCGTCCTGGAGCAGATCGACTGCGTGCTGCGGCTGGTCGACCGTCACCCGGACGCCCTGCGCCTCGCGGTGACCGCGGACGACATGGAGGCCGCCCGCGCCGAGGGCCGCATCGCCTCCCTGATGGGCGCCGAGGGCGGGCACAGCATCGCCAACTCCCTGGGTGTGCTGCGGATGCTGTACACGCTGGGCGTGCGCTACATGACGCTCACCCACAACGACACCATCGACTGGGCCGACTCGGCCACGGACGAGGCGCGGCACGACGGCCTGACCGCCTTCGGCGAGGAGGTCGTCCGCGAGATGAACCGCCTCGGCATGCTGGTCGACCTCTCCCACGTCTCCCCCGGCACGATGCGGGCGGCACTGCGGGTCAGCGAGGCCCCGGTGCTCTTCTCGCACTCCTCCTCGCGCGCCGTCTGCGACCACGTCCGCAACGTCCCGGACGACGTCCTGGAGCAACTGCCCCGCAACGGCGGCGTCGCGATGGCCACCTTCGTGCCGCAGTTCATCCTGCCGGCGGCCGCGGAGTGGATCGTCGGCGCGAACGAGAACATGAAGGCCCACGGTCTGCACCCGCTCGACCAGTCCACCGAGGCCCAGGCCGTCCAGGAGGCCTACGCGGCCGGCCACCCCCGGCCGGTCGCGGACATCGGCACCGTCGCCGACCACCTCGACCACATGCGCGAGGTCGCCGGTGTCGACCACCTCGGCCTCGGCGGCGACTACGACGGCGTCGTCCACCTCCCCGAGGGCCTCGGCGACGTCTCGGGCTACCCGCGGCTGTTCGCCGAACTCCTGCGCCGTGGCTGGTCCGAGGACGACCTCGCGAAGCTGGCGTGGCGCAACGCGGTCCGGGTGCTGCGCGACGCCGGGTCGGTGGCGGAGGGTCTGCGGGGCGAGCGCGGGCCGTCCAACGCCTCGATCGAGGAGCTGGACGGCCCCGCCGCGCGGTAG
- a CDS encoding ATP-binding protein, whose protein sequence is MSTTRPPTADDRDPDPGDAALPPRGQGAQDAETRRLSLADVAGVVPSARDFTRQALYDWGWLPAETADRRAAAEDVLLVVSELVTNACLHAGGPEELRLFRHSKALRLEVADGGSGSPAPRTPHRAGRPGGHGMFIVQRLCLDWGVVRHADGRPGKTVWAEVAAPA, encoded by the coding sequence ATGAGCACCACCCGGCCCCCTACGGCCGACGACCGCGACCCGGATCCGGGCGATGCGGCACTGCCGCCGCGCGGCCAGGGCGCCCAGGACGCTGAGACACGGCGGCTTTCCCTTGCCGACGTGGCCGGCGTGGTGCCCAGCGCCCGCGACTTCACCCGCCAGGCCCTCTACGACTGGGGCTGGCTGCCGGCCGAGACCGCGGACCGCCGCGCGGCGGCCGAGGACGTCCTGCTGGTGGTGTCCGAGCTGGTCACCAACGCCTGCCTGCACGCGGGCGGTCCCGAGGAGCTGCGGCTGTTCCGGCACTCCAAGGCGCTGCGCCTGGAGGTCGCCGACGGCGGCTCAGGCAGTCCCGCCCCGCGGACCCCGCACCGGGCCGGACGGCCGGGCGGGCACGGGATGTTCATAGTGCAGCGGCTCTGCCTGGACTGGGGGGTCGTACGCCACGCCGACGGCCGGCCGGGCAAGACGGTCTGGGCCGAGGTCGCCGCCCCGGCCTGA
- a CDS encoding DUF916 domain-containing protein, protein MTRARAGARAGARASGALPTVLLVLFVLLGLLGLGAASAPAALAADNGRWSVFPAPAAGAKDRSPTVQERPFFTLEADPGTTLRDKVSVSNLSGEPMTFRLYGADAYNTPRDGGFAVRGADEKNTDVGSWVRLARSSITIPARTRADIPFTVTVPADASPGDHPGAIVALDTRVGAAPGDVRVGVRRAVGARVYLRVAGPGLAALSVEHVTVGHGGPLFPGTGDSHATIRYTLVNRGNVSLTPRLAVTARGLFGRTLLDRPARTLPLELLPGQRVELTEPWAGAPQFDRVGVRLRVTAVRADVDETAGASFLAVPWAAVGLALALLGGLAVLLVRIRARRRAAQADPAAGEEPYEAGGTDLAARAGGGPDDPGATGATGATGATGATVGGRTA, encoded by the coding sequence ATGACCAGAGCCAGGGCCGGAGCCAGGGCCGGAGCCAGGGCGTCCGGCGCGCTCCCGACCGTCCTCCTCGTCCTCTTCGTCCTCCTCGGTCTCCTCGGCCTCGGCGCGGCATCCGCTCCCGCCGCCCTCGCCGCGGACAACGGCCGCTGGTCGGTCTTCCCGGCTCCGGCCGCCGGGGCGAAGGACCGCAGCCCCACCGTCCAGGAACGGCCCTTCTTCACCCTGGAGGCCGACCCCGGCACCACGCTCCGGGACAAGGTCTCCGTCTCCAACCTCTCGGGCGAGCCGATGACCTTCCGGCTCTACGGCGCCGACGCCTACAACACCCCGCGCGACGGCGGCTTCGCCGTGCGGGGCGCCGACGAGAAGAACACCGACGTCGGCTCCTGGGTACGGCTGGCCCGGAGCAGCATCACCATCCCCGCCCGCACCCGCGCCGACATCCCCTTCACCGTCACCGTCCCCGCCGACGCCTCGCCCGGCGACCACCCCGGTGCGATCGTCGCCCTCGACACCCGCGTCGGCGCCGCCCCGGGCGACGTACGGGTGGGCGTGCGCAGGGCCGTCGGGGCCCGCGTCTACCTGCGCGTCGCCGGACCCGGCCTGGCCGCCCTGTCCGTGGAGCACGTCACCGTCGGCCACGGCGGACCGCTGTTCCCCGGCACCGGCGACAGCCACGCCACCATCCGCTACACCCTCGTGAACCGGGGCAACGTCTCGCTCACCCCGCGGCTCGCCGTCACCGCGCGGGGCCTGTTCGGCCGCACGCTGCTGGACCGCCCGGCACGCACCCTGCCCCTGGAACTGCTGCCCGGCCAGCGCGTCGAGCTCACCGAGCCCTGGGCGGGCGCCCCGCAGTTCGACCGGGTCGGCGTGCGGTTGCGCGTCACCGCGGTACGCGCCGACGTCGACGAGACCGCCGGCGCCTCGTTCCTCGCGGTGCCCTGGGCGGCCGTGGGCCTCGCCCTGGCCCTCCTCGGAGGTCTGGCCGTCCTGCTGGTGCGGATCCGCGCGCGGCGCCGGGCGGCGCAGGCGGACCCGGCGGCGGGGGAGGAGCCGTACGAGGCCGGCGGCACCGACCTCGCGGCCCGCGCGGGCGGCGGACCCGACGACCCCGGCGCCACCGGCGCCACCGGCGCCACCGGCGCCACCGGCGCGACCGTCGGCGGCAGGACGGCGTGA
- the purE gene encoding 5-(carboxyamino)imidazole ribonucleotide mutase, whose translation MGSDSDWPVMEAAAQALDEFEVPYEVDVVSAHRMPREMVAYGEQAAERGLKAIIAGAGGAAHLPGMLASVTPLPVIGVPVPLKYLDGMDSLLSIVQMPAGVPVATVSVAGARNAGLLAVRMLAAHDAELLERMRHFQDELNQQATEKGKRLRAKVEGSAGFGFGGKK comes from the coding sequence ATGGGTTCCGACTCCGACTGGCCGGTCATGGAGGCCGCCGCCCAGGCGTTGGACGAGTTCGAGGTGCCGTACGAGGTCGACGTCGTCTCCGCGCACCGCATGCCGCGCGAGATGGTCGCGTACGGCGAGCAGGCCGCCGAGCGCGGCCTCAAGGCGATCATCGCGGGCGCCGGCGGCGCGGCGCACCTCCCCGGGATGCTGGCGTCGGTGACGCCGCTGCCGGTGATCGGCGTGCCCGTACCGCTGAAGTACCTGGACGGCATGGACTCGCTGCTGTCCATCGTGCAGATGCCCGCCGGTGTCCCGGTCGCCACGGTCTCGGTGGCCGGCGCGCGCAACGCGGGCCTGCTGGCGGTGCGCATGCTCGCCGCGCACGACGCCGAACTGCTGGAGCGCATGCGGCACTTCCAGGACGAGCTGAACCAGCAGGCCACCGAGAAGGGCAAGCGCCTGCGTGCCAAGGTGGAGGGGTCGGCCGGCTTCGGTTTCGGAGGGAAGAAGTAG
- a CDS encoding STAS domain-containing protein, translating to MDREMVDTAGRDRLHVSVQRYGTKAVVAPAGELDHHTADLLREPLDKLIEDGFGTLVVDCTHLEFCDSTGLNVLLGTRLKAEAAGGAVHLAGMKPAVAKVFAITGAEAVFTVHDTLDDALKE from the coding sequence ATGGACCGCGAGATGGTCGACACGGCCGGACGGGACCGGCTGCATGTTTCCGTGCAGCGGTACGGCACGAAGGCGGTCGTGGCACCTGCCGGTGAGCTCGACCACCACACCGCCGACCTGCTGCGCGAGCCGCTCGACAAACTGATCGAGGACGGCTTCGGCACCCTCGTGGTGGACTGCACGCATCTGGAGTTCTGCGACTCCACCGGACTCAACGTCCTGCTCGGCACCCGGCTGAAGGCCGAGGCCGCGGGCGGGGCGGTCCATCTGGCCGGGATGAAGCCGGCCGTGGCCAAGGTCTTCGCGATCACCGGGGCCGAGGCCGTGTTCACCGTCCACGACACCCTGGACGACGCACTCAAGGAGTGA
- a CDS encoding 5-(carboxyamino)imidazole ribonucleotide synthase gives MTFPVVGMIGGGQLARMTHEAGIPLGIRFKLLSDTPVDSAALVAGEVVVGDYRDLDTLRAFAAGCDVITFDHEHVPTEHLRALEADGIAVRPGPDALVHAQDKGVMRAKLDSIGVPCPRHRIVSDPADVTRFAEEGDGYPVVLKTVRGGYDGKGVWVVRDEAGAAEPFRAGVPVLAEEKVDFVRELAANVVRSPHGQAVAYPVVESIQVDGVCDTVIAPAPELPEALSAQAQQLALTIAKELGVVGHLAVELFETRDGRILVNELAMRPHNSGHWTQDGAITSQFANHLRAVLDLPLGDPRPRQPWTVMANVLGGDYPDMYAAYLHCMARDPQLKIHMYGKDVKPGRKVGHVNTYGDDLAEVRERARHAADYLRGTIQE, from the coding sequence GTGACATTCCCGGTAGTCGGCATGATCGGCGGCGGCCAGCTCGCCCGTATGACCCACGAGGCGGGCATCCCCCTCGGCATCAGGTTCAAGCTCCTCAGCGACACGCCCGTGGACTCCGCGGCCCTGGTCGCCGGGGAAGTCGTGGTGGGCGACTACCGCGACCTCGACACGTTGCGCGCGTTCGCCGCCGGCTGCGACGTGATCACCTTCGACCACGAGCACGTCCCCACCGAGCACCTGCGGGCGCTGGAGGCCGACGGCATCGCCGTCCGCCCCGGGCCCGACGCGCTGGTGCACGCCCAGGACAAGGGCGTGATGCGGGCGAAGCTCGACTCGATCGGCGTGCCCTGCCCGCGGCACCGCATCGTCTCCGACCCGGCGGACGTGACGCGCTTCGCCGAGGAGGGCGATGGATACCCCGTCGTGCTCAAGACGGTGCGCGGCGGCTACGACGGCAAGGGCGTGTGGGTCGTCCGCGACGAGGCCGGCGCCGCCGAGCCGTTCCGGGCGGGCGTGCCGGTGCTGGCCGAGGAGAAGGTCGACTTCGTACGGGAGCTGGCGGCCAACGTCGTGCGCTCCCCGCACGGGCAGGCGGTCGCCTACCCGGTGGTGGAGTCCATCCAGGTCGACGGCGTGTGCGACACGGTGATCGCGCCGGCGCCCGAGCTGCCGGAGGCCCTGTCGGCGCAGGCGCAGCAGCTCGCGCTGACCATCGCCAAGGAGCTGGGCGTGGTGGGTCACCTCGCGGTGGAGCTCTTCGAGACCCGGGACGGCCGGATCCTCGTCAACGAGCTGGCCATGCGTCCGCACAACAGCGGCCACTGGACCCAGGACGGCGCCATAACCTCGCAGTTCGCCAATCACCTGCGCGCGGTGCTGGACCTGCCGCTGGGCGATCCGCGCCCGCGCCAGCCGTGGACGGTGATGGCCAACGTGCTCGGCGGCGACTACCCCGACATGTACGCGGCGTACCTGCACTGCATGGCCCGGGACCCGCAGTTGAAGATCCACATGTACGGCAAGGACGTGAAGCCCGGCCGCAAGGTGGGCCATGTCAACACCTACGGCGACGACCTGGCCGAGGTGCGCGAACGCGCCCGGCACGCCGCCGACTACCTGCGAGGGACGATCCAAGAGTGA
- a CDS encoding LPXTG cell wall anchor domain-containing protein — MAAAAVLGSAPAAYAKVVDVKYDCKTPIGDKSAVSPIDITAAKSGSGYRIVMSFRKGVSSSPVDLGKGAMNPSALITLGGADSGSLKVSGPANAATVPANTPIKINDLSGTYVPRGSGKVTFTAGVLTIKALGTTTTCTPGNGPGPSLTLDVTAAAGSKGGSASGGSGGSGGESLPQTGPEDGAVALGTLGGTVLLLGAAGVLWLTRRPGHHI, encoded by the coding sequence ATGGCGGCGGCGGCCGTCCTCGGCAGCGCCCCGGCCGCGTACGCGAAGGTCGTGGACGTCAAGTACGACTGCAAGACCCCGATCGGCGACAAGAGCGCCGTCTCGCCCATCGACATCACCGCCGCCAAGTCGGGGTCGGGCTACAGGATCGTGATGTCGTTCCGGAAGGGCGTCTCCTCCAGTCCCGTCGACCTGGGGAAGGGCGCCATGAATCCGAGTGCCCTCATCACCCTCGGCGGGGCCGACAGCGGGTCGCTCAAGGTGTCGGGTCCCGCGAACGCCGCGACCGTGCCCGCCAACACCCCGATCAAGATCAACGACTTGTCGGGCACCTACGTCCCGCGCGGGAGCGGCAAGGTCACCTTCACCGCGGGGGTGCTCACCATCAAGGCCCTCGGTACGACGACGACCTGCACCCCGGGGAACGGCCCGGGGCCCTCGCTGACCCTCGACGTCACCGCGGCGGCCGGGTCCAAGGGCGGCTCCGCCTCCGGTGGTTCGGGCGGGTCCGGCGGCGAGTCCCTGCCGCAGACCGGGCCCGAGGACGGTGCCGTCGCCCTGGGCACCCTCGGTGGCACCGTCCTGCTCCTGGGCGCCGCCGGCGTGCTCTGGCTGACCCGCCGTCCAGGGCACCATATCTGA
- a CDS encoding GtrA family protein, translating into MTREIAKFGAVGGAGVLVNIGVFNLVRHVTDLQVVRASIIATVVAIVFNYVGFRYFTYRDRDKSGRTRELTLFLAFSAVGLVIENGVLYTATYAFGWDSPLQSNVFKFIGIGVATLFRFWSYRSWVFKALPVRETVQEAESFLVAKGTETPGARTGTHGARSSAR; encoded by the coding sequence ATGACCCGCGAGATCGCCAAGTTCGGGGCGGTCGGCGGGGCGGGGGTCCTGGTCAACATCGGGGTCTTCAACCTCGTCCGGCACGTCACCGACCTCCAGGTCGTGCGGGCCAGCATCATCGCGACCGTCGTCGCGATCGTCTTCAACTACGTGGGCTTCCGCTACTTCACCTACCGTGACCGCGACAAGTCGGGCCGTACCCGCGAGCTGACCCTCTTCCTGGCGTTCAGCGCGGTGGGCCTGGTGATCGAGAACGGGGTGCTCTACACGGCGACCTACGCCTTCGGCTGGGACAGCCCGCTGCAGAGCAACGTCTTCAAGTTCATCGGCATCGGCGTGGCGACCCTGTTCCGCTTCTGGTCCTACCGCTCCTGGGTGTTCAAGGCGCTGCCCGTCCGCGAGACGGTGCAGGAAGCAGAATCGTTCCTGGTCGCCAAGGGGACCGAGACCCCCGGCGCACGGACCGGAACCCACGGCGCCCGGTCCTCCGCGCGCTGA
- a CDS encoding RNA polymerase sigma factor SigF, translated as MASRLDARDASATTEASVHEEHGTPEGLEDLPEIPPFDEVGPVDARALSKTLFQRLETLEEGTPEYSYVRNTLVELNLALVKFAASRFRSRSEPVEDIIQVGTIGLIKAIDRFELSRGVEFPTFAMPTIIGEIKRFFRDTSWSVRVPRRLQELRLDLAKAGDELAQQLDRAPTVAELADRLQITESEVVEGMSASNAYTASSLDAQPEEDDSEGALADRIGYEDHGLEGIEYVESLKPLIAELPARDRQILSLRFVGNMTQSEIGEELGISQMHVSRLLSRTLGRLRRGLLVEE; from the coding sequence ATGGCATCCCGGCTCGACGCGCGCGACGCGTCGGCGACCACCGAGGCCAGCGTCCACGAGGAACACGGAACACCGGAGGGCCTGGAGGACCTCCCGGAGATCCCGCCCTTCGACGAGGTGGGTCCGGTCGACGCTCGGGCCCTGTCCAAGACGCTCTTCCAGCGGCTCGAGACGCTGGAGGAGGGCACCCCCGAGTACAGCTACGTACGCAACACCCTGGTCGAGCTCAACCTCGCCCTGGTGAAGTTCGCCGCCTCCCGGTTCCGCTCCCGCAGCGAACCCGTCGAGGACATCATCCAGGTGGGCACGATCGGGCTGATCAAGGCCATCGACCGCTTCGAGCTGAGTCGCGGGGTCGAGTTCCCCACCTTCGCCATGCCGACGATCATCGGCGAGATCAAGCGCTTCTTCCGTGACACCTCCTGGTCCGTGCGGGTCCCGCGCCGGCTCCAGGAACTGCGGCTGGACCTGGCCAAGGCCGGTGACGAGCTCGCGCAGCAGCTGGACCGCGCGCCGACCGTCGCCGAGCTGGCCGACCGGCTGCAGATCACCGAGTCCGAGGTCGTCGAGGGCATGAGCGCCAGCAACGCGTACACCGCGAGCTCGCTGGACGCCCAGCCCGAGGAGGACGACTCCGAGGGGGCGCTCGCCGACCGCATCGGCTACGAGGACCACGGTCTGGAGGGGATCGAGTACGTGGAGTCCCTCAAGCCGCTGATCGCCGAGCTCCCGGCGCGCGACCGGCAGATCCTCTCGTTGCGCTTCGTGGGCAACATGACACAGTCCGAGATCGGTGAGGAGCTGGGCATCTCCCAGATGCACGTCTCGCGGCTGCTCAGCCGCACCCTCGGGCGGCTGCGACGGGGGCTGCTCGTGGAGGAGTGA
- the hutI gene encoding imidazolonepropionase translates to MSSSVITNIGSLVTNDPALGEGPLGLLEDAALVIDGEHVAWVGPSAAAPAADESYDADGRAVIPGFIDSHSHLVFAGDRTREFNARMSGQAYTAGGIRTTVAATRAASDEELHANVARYVAEALRQGTTTIETKSGYGLTPHDEARALRIAGDHADEVTFLGAHIVAPEYADDPAGYVDLVTGPMLDACAPYARWVDVFCERGAFDGDQARAVLTAGAARGLVPRVHANQLGHGPGVQLAVELDAASADHCTHLTDADVDALANSRTVATLLPGAEFSTRAVYPDARRLIDAGATVALSTDCNPGSSFTSSMPFCVAVAVRDMRMTPDEAVRAATLGGALALRRDDVGRLAPGARADALVLDAPSHVHLAYRPGVPLVSAVWRRGVRAAT, encoded by the coding sequence ATGAGCAGCAGCGTCATCACCAACATCGGCAGCCTGGTCACCAACGACCCGGCGCTCGGCGAGGGCCCGCTGGGGCTGCTGGAGGACGCGGCGCTCGTCATCGACGGCGAGCACGTGGCCTGGGTCGGCCCCTCCGCGGCGGCGCCCGCCGCGGACGAGTCGTACGACGCGGACGGCCGGGCCGTCATCCCCGGCTTCATCGACTCCCACTCGCACCTGGTCTTCGCCGGCGACCGCACCCGCGAGTTCAACGCCCGCATGTCGGGCCAGGCGTACACCGCGGGCGGCATCCGCACCACCGTCGCCGCCACCCGGGCCGCGAGCGACGAGGAGCTGCACGCCAACGTCGCCCGCTACGTCGCCGAGGCGCTGCGCCAGGGCACCACGACCATCGAGACCAAGTCCGGCTACGGCCTCACCCCGCACGACGAGGCCCGCGCCCTGCGCATCGCCGGCGACCACGCCGACGAGGTCACCTTCCTCGGCGCGCACATCGTCGCCCCCGAGTACGCCGACGACCCGGCCGGCTACGTCGACCTGGTCACCGGCCCCATGCTCGACGCGTGCGCCCCGTACGCCCGTTGGGTCGACGTCTTCTGCGAGCGCGGCGCCTTCGACGGCGACCAGGCCCGCGCCGTCCTCACCGCCGGTGCCGCCCGCGGTCTGGTCCCGCGGGTGCACGCCAACCAGCTCGGCCACGGCCCGGGCGTGCAGCTCGCCGTGGAGCTGGACGCGGCCTCCGCCGACCACTGCACGCACCTCACCGACGCCGACGTCGACGCGCTCGCCAACAGCCGCACGGTCGCGACGCTGCTGCCCGGCGCCGAGTTCTCCACCCGCGCCGTCTACCCCGACGCGCGGCGGCTGATCGACGCGGGCGCCACCGTCGCGCTGTCCACGGACTGCAACCCCGGTTCCTCCTTCACCAGTTCCATGCCCTTCTGCGTGGCCGTCGCCGTACGGGACATGCGGATGACCCCGGACGAGGCGGTGCGGGCCGCGACCCTGGGCGGGGCGCTGGCGCTGCGCCGGGACGACGTCGGGCGGCTCGCGCCCGGCGCGCGGGCCGACGCGCTGGTGCTGGACGCCCCGTCGCACGTCCACCTCGCCTACCGGCCCGGTGTGCCGCTGGTGTCCGCCGTGTGGCGGCGCGGGGTGCGCGCGGCGACGTGA
- a CDS encoding WxL domain-containing protein yields MIAFPRNGALWRRRSAAVLGAFALALGGGTLLAGPVAAATSTFQVHCIPPGISGIPPFDGPTVADISVSDTTPQVGDTVTVTYVLDGPMANTSSFNLPIPEDQITPTVKVRLGGAQTQELTLVGPKENPVIPAGADFPNFTITGTFTVTAPGQITLTPGDYNVHSDYGISADTPCTVLNPPAPVAETITVAAPNGRHIALGSSSGPIGAEVTVTGTGFTAGAAVTVAGVQGATATGEFTSATADGSGAFSATLAVGDLDTTGIVAFEGGGYDPATAAGPVAYTVIDTTPPPPGSQKLTTSVKAGTLSMTQAGDTVEMTPVDFGEGGPSTGALRTVTVKDFRGGSAGWSLTGKVTDFKGPGGALIGADRLSWQPACVAASGSPSTCAAGSAGSVGSAGATLAQASDGTLTGGEFTVDAGLSLDVPAFSATGSYSGVLTLTLT; encoded by the coding sequence ATGATCGCGTTTCCTCGCAATGGCGCCTTATGGAGACGGAGGTCCGCCGCCGTGCTCGGGGCGTTCGCCCTCGCACTGGGCGGCGGGACCCTCCTTGCCGGGCCCGTCGCCGCGGCGACCTCCACCTTCCAGGTGCACTGCATTCCGCCGGGCATCTCCGGCATCCCGCCGTTCGACGGGCCGACCGTCGCCGACATCTCGGTGAGCGACACGACCCCACAGGTCGGCGACACGGTCACCGTCACCTACGTGCTGGACGGCCCCATGGCCAACACCAGCAGCTTCAACCTCCCCATCCCCGAGGACCAGATCACCCCGACCGTCAAGGTGCGGCTCGGCGGCGCGCAGACGCAGGAGCTCACCCTCGTCGGCCCCAAGGAGAACCCGGTCATCCCGGCCGGTGCCGACTTCCCGAACTTCACCATCACCGGCACCTTCACGGTCACCGCGCCCGGTCAGATCACCCTCACCCCGGGCGACTACAACGTCCACTCCGACTACGGCATCTCGGCCGACACCCCCTGCACCGTGCTCAACCCGCCCGCCCCCGTCGCCGAGACCATCACCGTGGCCGCGCCCAACGGCCGCCACATCGCGCTGGGTTCCTCCTCGGGACCGATCGGGGCGGAGGTCACGGTCACGGGCACCGGCTTCACCGCGGGCGCCGCCGTGACCGTCGCGGGCGTCCAGGGTGCCACCGCCACCGGTGAGTTCACCTCCGCCACGGCCGACGGCTCCGGTGCCTTCAGTGCGACGCTGGCCGTCGGCGACCTCGACACCACCGGCATCGTCGCGTTCGAGGGCGGCGGGTACGACCCGGCGACCGCCGCCGGGCCGGTGGCCTACACCGTCATCGACACCACCCCGCCGCCGCCCGGCAGTCAGAAGCTCACCACCTCGGTGAAGGCGGGCACCCTGTCGATGACCCAGGCCGGGGACACCGTCGAGATGACCCCCGTCGACTTCGGCGAGGGCGGTCCCTCCACGGGCGCACTGCGGACCGTGACCGTCAAGGACTTCCGCGGCGGGAGCGCGGGCTGGTCGCTCACCGGCAAGGTCACCGACTTCAAGGGGCCCGGCGGCGCGCTCATCGGCGCCGACCGGCTCAGCTGGCAGCCCGCGTGCGTCGCGGCGTCCGGCAGTCCCAGCACCTGTGCGGCGGGCTCCGCCGGCTCCGTGGGCAGCGCGGGCGCGACGCTGGCCCAGGCGTCCGACGGGACCCTGACCGGCGGCGAGTTCACCGTGGACGCGGGGCTGTCGCTGGACGTGCCCGCGTTCTCCGCCACGGGAAGCTACTCCGGAGTCTTGACCCTCACGCTTACCTGA